The genomic DNA tcctttccttgtctTGTCGAAGAAGATCGCCAATAGGAGAGGTGTACATAGTGAAGTAATAATTAGGTCCAAGGACAGATCCTTGTGGGACACCAAAAGGTAAGCTGTGCTAAGAGGAAGTTTTGGCATTGACAAGAACTGCTTCACGGCGGTCAGACTGGTAAGACGCTAACAAGGATAGTGCTTTCATGTTTTTTAATGACGACTCAATCCCTGAAGCAAGATGGTATGATCAAGAGTTTCAAATGCACCACTTAGGTCCAACATAAGACGAATTACGGAGCTTCCGCTGTCAAGAGCCATGAGTAAATCATTCTGCACTCGGACTAAGGCCTTCTCTGTGCTATGTTGTTTCTTGTAGGCAGACTGGTAGATGTCAAACAGATTGTTCATTTCAAGATGTATTGAGATTTGCAGAGTCACGGCTTTTTCAACATCTTTGAAACAAAGGGAAGGTTTGACACAGGCAAATAACTCTTCAGAATCTCAGGATTTAAAGACGACGCCTTCAAAACAGGTGTTACAATACCATTCTTAAAGTGTTTAGGCAAAGTAGACGTAGCTAGGGAGACAtgacgtttttgcaaacgtatTACCCTCCAACAGTTAATACTGTAGTTAGGGAGAGATTCGCAATATTAGTGTTAGCTGGTAACAGCACTTGTAGGGGCTGGTCTTTCacataccggatccgaaataattaatgtccataaaagaacaaagctaacataacaatacctaatcaacaaggcctaatcagaatagCAATGGCTCTTTTCTCTTCCGCCATTTTATTCctgtatatgaaagtctaccccttGTACTCCAGGTTGGAAAGGATCGGAGACACAGGAAGTTTTAGAAGATGACTTGATCAGTTTATCTATATCAGATGAAGTAAAACTTACACTGGAACTTACATTGTGTGGTAAAGATTATTTAAACGATGAcatgatgtatgaaatggatcatatatgaactgcggatatgaaatccaGTGAGGCTATGACCCTCGCAgttaatttttgcaattgcgtaaagaagcctgaaaaattcagaacttcaacggggaccagctcccaacgtcagtggcttcatagctcagttggttagagcgtcgcaccggtatcgcgaggtcacgggttcaaaccctgttgaagtcctgaaattttcaggcttctttacgcaattgcaaaaattgcgttcataacttcgaggatcatagcctcacttaaagattatttattcatttaaaaatgaaaggtactgccttgtcaaacgaattCGTACGAGTTTGCGGGATCAAAATGTAACGAAAACCCTACCCCAGTGGAAAAATGTTTCTCAGAGAGTGCcgcgtgaccagccgcaaccagggtctctttCTTCAACGACAAGGTAGGGTAAACATTATTTACGTGTATATATAACGCAGTTAGGGGCTCATTCACTGCAGTATATAAACAGCGAGGGCTCACGTTACTAACCGGAAGTAGCAAGGAGCAGTCGTCGAGGGAGTAAACAGAAACGGATATTATTAGAGTCTGTGCGCTCGTTTTATCAGCCTTTTTGCTGGATTCAAGTTAAAAGGTAAAAAGAACGTATTAATTGAACAGGAGACGATGGAAGTAAGTTGTTATGGTGTATTCCTCGGCCAATTGAGAGATCAAGCCAAACGAAGCGTGAAGCTTATTTTCTCTGGTGTCTAATGAATGATAAGCGTACTACAGTAATTTTTATTGAGGATGCTAACTTCACTTAAACTAGTGATTTACAGAAGGCTTctctaaaaccaaaaccatttaacaaaacgaaaaaaacgatTATCACGTATTTCAGAATACGATCTCACTAAATGCTCAGCTCATAGTTGGCGGTactttaacaaatgcaaaatttgCAATTATTCTACTCTATAGCAACAAAGGCACTCAATATATAATACAGAAAGAATTTTTCGCATTTCTtgaaatgtcattaacggcgaagtagtaactcaatattgaaatttcagtaacggcgaagtagccaaACGTAATAATAGGATAGAGGGATTATTTCGCACTTAATGAAATTTcgttaacggcgaagtagtcaATCACCATAATAGATTAGCGAATATATTTCGCAGTTCTAGAAATTTCGCCGTTAATGACCTTTCAATAAATGCGAATTTTGTGATTCTATTATATCTTAAGAGGGAGTCTTTcgccccccacccccttcccctCCAGTTTCAAAGTTCGGTAAAGCACTGCACCCATATTGTAGAggtgattcatttcatttctgtTTACTTCGGACTTTGATTTGGCAATTGCTCAATTTGACTAAAAAACTCAGATGGTCTGATACAAGTTAGCTTGCATCCCTTATATTAACTTTCTTTTAAGAGTCCTTCCACTTTATATTCATTCCCCTCCCCCACTCCCCCACACCCTCTTTCTTCCCCGCCACTCACCCCTCCTCACCATTCAAGACATTTTCTCAAGAGGTTTCGAAAATGATTTCTGAGCGGATTCACTGCGTGAGTATTTTATTTGATCTCTATCTCTCGGAGGCTAAATTTCTTCAAGCTAACCATGCATTCCTCGCACTTCATTTTTGTGTAGTGAATGTCAAAAATattctttcaatttattttagaGAGAATGGCATCCGAGGCGTTAGAGTGTTCAGTTTGCAGCGAACATTTCAATGACCAAAGGCGCTGCCCTCGTCTGCTGAGTTGTGGTCACAGTTTCTGCTCAAAGTGCCTGGAGAAGCTAcacaatgaaaaagtcattaACTGTCCCACATGTAGAAATGCAGTGTTGGTGCCCTGTGGAGTCGTAGGGCTGCCaaaaaatttttctcttttggaTATCCTATTGACTTTGCCACAGAAAGAAGATGAAGACGAAGGTACACCTACATGCGAAACTTGCGATGACGACTAACACCCCGCGACCTCTTGTTGTTTGGATTGTAAAGAAAAGATGTGCAAGGATGCATCTCGCTGGCACGTTCGTCAGAGAGCATCTCGCGATCACCGCGTTGTCTCGCTGGAGGAGCTAAAAGCAAACCCAAGGCTGGCTGCTGTGGCCGTTTTTTGCTCGGAGCATAATGAGCAGTTCCGATTTTTTGATGAAGATTGCGGTCATGTCGTCTGTAGAGACTGTGTGACTCTAAAGCATAATGGCCACAAATGTTTATCTCTAGCTGAAGCTGCTTCTAAGTACCGACAGGAGATGGAAGCACTAGTCACCAAAGCCAGTACTCAGGCAGAGGAGATAAAAGGTGCAGAAACAAAAGTGGAGGGTGTGAGTCTTGAGCTCAAACAAGCATACGAAAAAGAGGCTGCCCTGATTCAAGGCACATTCAGAGAAGTAAGATATGTTTTTTTGCTGAACGTTCTTTTCTCAAGTTCTCGTTGTTGTTTACTTTCTTACTTATTTATTTGATATTTCCTTATTTTACAGTTTGTTGCCGCTGTTAACGCCCGTGAACATCTTGTGATGAGTGAGCTGGATAATCTTTACAAAACCAAGTCATTCACCCTCACTGAGCAGCGGGACCGTCTGCACGAATTTCAGGCCTGCCTGGAGAGTGCTGTGCAGCGTGCCAACACTGCAATCCAGTCCCCAGGTAACACTGAGCTCCTTGTCGCCAGATCCGATATAGTGTCCACTTTGGGGGCCTTGGAGAGACAACCTCCTGACCTTGCACCACAAAGCAACAGCATACTCAAGTTTTTCTTCGACCTCGGGCAGCTACTGGACCTGCTAAGTAAGGTAGGTTTTGTTTCAGATAATACTGGATGCCCTGCAAACACCACTGCAACTGGCTCTGGATTGAACTTTGCAGTACCAGGAAAAGAGGCTTCCTTCGCTATTGCTGCACATGATTCCCTAGGCCGTACGTGTAGTGTGGGCGGCGACTTGTTTGTGGCAGAGCTCAAACAAGTAGTGGGAGAGAAGAAGGTGGAGGTAAATGTGAAGGATAACGGTGACGGCAGTTACTTGGCGACCTACACAGCTCCAGCTGATACGAATGATAACTATACAATGTCCGTGCTGTTGCGTGGATCTCACATTCAAGGCAGCCCTTTTGCTGTAAAGTCAGAGTATGTACCACTTGGTAGGGTGAGCTGCTATCACTGTGGTAATCGTGTACAAGCATCCATGATGTACTATAAAAACGACCGAAGTGAGCGGCACTATGCTGCTACTAGTAACAAAAGGGTTGAAGGATTTAGTGCTTTGTGCTATGGATGCAGAGGCGTCTCTAGTAGCAAGCCTTGGTGGGTTTTTGTTTGTGGTCCGTGTTAAATAGTATACATTTTTATATTGTAAGAAAGAACCTTGCCTTAACCCCACCCACATTGCATTCAAATTAGCCTGACTAGTCTCGTTCAAGatgaaatattcttttcttttttttttaaaaccagccatttttgcataggttCTATATGTTAAGAACGTATCCAAGCTGAAACTACGAGAAAAAGTAATTTTATTCAGTTCTTCTCCCGTTTTGCATCAAACTAAAAATACGTAGAAACAACTTGCAAGTACCGTGTATGTCAAAGGAATTTGCTAGGATACAGCTAGAGCACAATGGTCTCAGTTAAGTTTCCTTATCACATCCTTATCGGTTTTCGGAAATTCTGTACATGTTAAGATCGTTTGAGTCtggaaacaataaaaaaatacgATTCACATTCAGTACTGGTTCAACTTCGGCTCCTAAATTAGACATTCCTGTACGCGTAAAAAGAGTATATTTAGACATGGCCACCAACAGGGAACCTGTCAGTGATAGCAACAGTATTATGTGTATCTCACATTAGTATAATTTCAGagataaacaaaaagtttccagcaatctgattggtttagcGATTCGCCATATGTCGTTTTATCATATGATATGGCCcatacggccccgcgcgcgctttcattgtaagGCTATTGGGAAAATAcggtatgagggccgtacgcattggCGCgtgcaggggcccgtttctcgaacgtcccgaaactttacgggccattttcgggtgtcacaattccctttgtatctcaagaccggagaggatttaagtcgtcaaacttcacagtaatttttctttttgttatcttaaaaacatgttaaaagatcggctttccaaaacaagcggttggcaatttcacacatggcttttcgggcccgaaaagttatcgggacgttcgagaaacgggcctcagggccggaaaaagccctacggccctgctaggaacacgtactgctccgtgcgatgcgaTTTTAGAGGGTTTTGAACGCTTTTgaacatccaagttatttacagctagaaaagcaaatgcaaaggacatagataaattttctatgcaaatttttgttacttattttgtccaaacttcatcttctgagttctcatgaatagtgtaaagagtcCATATGATAAAAAgtttattgactgagtttaagtcgggccggacaggaaaatatttagcCCTCGGTCACGGTGCATGGACATCGCGGCGCTCGGTCtatacgccatgacctcgggccaaatattttcccgtctgGTCCTCCCACTcggtcaataagtacatatgatATTCACCGCCTAGCACAGTgaatataaagcaaaacaaaatggctgctagCAGACCACATTTACATGTTTCCGACGAGGAAATTTCGAAAATTAAAAGCAACGCACTTCCCAAAACGACGCAAACTGCAACGAAGTATGATTTTAAACTTTTTGAAGGCCTTGGACTTTGAAACTTTACAAACAGGAATGTAGTAACGATAACAAGGGCTGAAGTTCATGCACATGTAGCTAACTGTCGTAACTTTAAAGAACTCTAAGCTATTTCCGTGGCTTTCTTGTAAAGAACTGCGTCGCTGCCAATTCAAGTGCAGCTAAGTGACTTTTGTGTTGTTCCCGTCGTTTGAAAGATTGTGCGGAGACTGGTTGAACTTTGTATCATGTGGTTGATCAATTGCTCATGCGCGGGATCCCCACATGGCACATGTGACATTTAAACCGGAAATAAAGTGCGTTGATTCCCGATTTCTCTGTTTAGCTCTGAAattgtactaaaacaattattcgccttcggggaataattgttaaatacagcTGTATATCAAAGACTTTTCAGGTCCCTTTAGCGGAAGCGCCGAGGGAAAATCTTGCACGACAATAAACTTCATTACGATCTAGAGCTAATTTTCCAAGGTTAGTAAACACATCAAGTTATGCGCATTGAAAATTCAGGATAAATATGTCCCCTTGCTTTAAGTTGTAGCCtttattaaatttcaaaattcccCAAATAAGAGGATTAATTTAACTCTTCTTAGGGCAAAATGGGTAAAGATAGTAATTAGGCAAATGAAGAAATGAAGTGACATCATTGCCACAAAAAGATGATCGCTGTGCTGCTGATAAGCACTATGATTTCAATCTGAATTCAGTGCCCTGCATTCAGAGGAGTTTATGTAAGTGATCTCTATTTTTAAACACAGTTTCTTTGGAAAACATCTTATTTTGTGTAAAATATCTCTCTAAGGTGTGTAAGCTATTTTCGTGTGGCCAGTTGcagatttaagaaaaaaaagtctCACCGTTTGAAATAAAGCGAGCGCCTAAGGGACAACTATTTCTTGCGGGAAATTCATTGCTCATAAAAGTGACAAGCATTTTCAATACTTAAACCCAAGAATCAATTTGTCGTTAAAAACCTGACCGGTTTCCGTCAaactttatataataacccaagttattcacggattttgattggttcttccatatgatctattagaggacagacgcacgattgacgtcaccatcagcttttatgcgaataaactttaattctttattatataaaacaaatagattccatgttaccgtgggtctgttcagtaatagatcacagaagacgtcaaaatgtggtaagaacatcagtgacacactcggctatcgcctcgtgtgccacttttttgttgttaccacattttgacgtcatctgtgatctattactgaacagacgcacggcaacatggaacaTATTTGTTaagtggaaaacggtttggatcCGTGTTTGGTAACTGAACGATGATTTAGAGAAGCCACAAAAGCGTGTGATGCGCATTATCTTTTTGTATTTGTCTCATAGAGGAATCATTAGGATACTTAAATCTGACAGATCTGAATGACCTTAGAACATCTTCAGTCTTTTCTCCTCCGCAGACTGGGAAACCAGTTACGGTTAGGTTATATAGTTTACAATTCTTAGCGTCATGCAGGATTTTAGTCATATCCTGCAAGTACTATTGTGTACGCGTTTTTCACTGATCACACCCTTGCTGGAACGCGATTTGTACTTTGTAAATAAGGTATAAAATAAGTTCCttttaaacatgtttctttCAAACTCCCTTATGAAATCTCcgtaattcactacttgcacaagtcccataatacacctcttttaccccccccccccccccccaaatgaaaaaaaaatctgcataggcattgttttcgacttctcttgggacattttcatgtcccaggagaactTGCAAataatggttatgcaaaagtttttgggggctaatagaggtgtattatgagattgtgcaagtagtgaatcaGACGAAACCGCTTGGAGAAATAAACGCAAGTTGGCAAGAtctgttgctgtgtgctgcccaccagtatttatttttaaaatttaaaaaaaagttagaaattttagaaaaaaaaattattattttaaaattaaaattttaaaaaattgccaGAATTGTTATTTGAAGTGCGCTGTTTATGTGGGCATATTCCTACTTGAAATGGCTAGAGGTCTTTCCGTTTCCTCAGTCCTTAAATAACGCCATACATGTCTACAAACTTAGTATTTTGCTGTGAAGTTCCAAGATGTAAGTTGGTGAGTAATTGCAGAATTTGTGCAATAGCTATTGATGCAGTTTGCAATGCAAGAATGTAGCAGTAAATGAAGAATTAGTCAATGATGAGTTACAATTAAGCCTTTATAACTAGCAGCACAGCAATTGAAAAACCACTTATGTCCATATATTTGATCCTAATTAGATACACgctcaattttgacatccaacatgaaGTGTTGCTTTAAGTCTAAGCGTTTGCTACCtatttcaacaataaggtattagggtaaaggttagcgttatttttagctttgggtaaatgcagaagttaatctttacttaaagagcagcatttggtgggacactttgtgacgtaaattatctgtattctgagacacgagtgatgttgaagttggcgagaaaagcaaggggacacttcgtgacgtttATTGAAAttcgcgtgcatctaattagggtcaaacctggacatagaATGTAATTCCTCAGTCCTTGTAGAGTCCTGGTACCTCATGGCTTAGGCGAGTCTGGCTAACATTTGCCAGAGTGTTCAACACAAATTTCATGCTGATATGTTGCTTTCATCATTATTTAAAAGTACAGCACTTTGAAATTTGATCCATGTCGTGGCCGTTCGAAGTACAAGAATTCTtcagtaaaatattttaaaaccgGTGTTTtcacttcaattttcaattttcaattttcacttACGATACTAATGCAAAAGTTTCACCTCAACAATACTGAAGCAAAATTGGgatttacctttctttttaaattcattgctCTGTCCAATCTTTAGAATTCGAAAACATACTGTCTCAAGTTTGAGGATACTGGTAAGATTACAGAAAGGTAATGTTGCTAGAGTGAAATGACCGTTGTTTGAcagattatgcaaatcagacccgattcacacggtacgggacgaattttctaccggCCATTTTGTTCGCACGGAACCGAGCAATATTTTCGCTCTGTTCACACGGAACTGATGACCCGGATTAAAGTTTGACcgttgtcagtggttttaccaTCTGTTCATGCGCAGAATGCTACTTTACGAAATCCAAAATGGCATCAAGAAAGAGAAAGGCTAACGATAGTAACTGAGTTACCATGCATCCTTGCAACCACGCCTTTGCCATGCAAAAAATGTTGACGGTCAAGGTGATCACAGTGCGCCAAAAGTTAAGCTGTGCCAAGACGAAGTGTTGGCATTGACAAGAACAGCTTATATAGCTTATCGCCGGTCAGACAGGTAAGACTCGAACGAGGATGGTGCTTTCTCTTTTATGCCGAACCTATGAGACAATCTCTGAAGCAAGATGGTATGATCAATAGTGTCAAATGAAGCATTAAGGTCCAACATAAGAAGAATTACATGAGTAAATTATTCTGCACACGGATTTAGGCGGTCGCCGTGCTATGTTCTTTCTTGTAGGCAGACTGGTAGATGTCAAACCGATTGTTCATTTCAAGATGTCTTGAGATTTGCAGAGTCACGGCTTTTTCAGCTATCTTTGAAACAAACGGCAGGTTTGACACAGGCCGATAATTCTTCAGAATCTCAGGATTTAAAGACGCCTTCTTCAAAAATTGTTTAGGCAAAGTAGACGTAGTTAGGAAGAGATTTACAATATCAGTAAACAGCTGGTAACAGCACTTGTAGGTTTAGTCCGGTATGTGAAAGTGTACCCTTTGTACTCCAAGTTGGAAAGGATCGGAGATACAAGAATTCGTAGAAGATGACTTGATCAGTTTACCTATCTCAGATGAAGTGAAACTTACATTGGAACTTACATTGTGTGGTAAAGATTATCTGTTCATTTAAAATTTGAAGGTActgccttgtcaaacgaataaGAGTTGCGGGAtgaaaatataacgaaaacccTACCCcagtggaaaatgtttgtcaatgAGTGTCATGTGagcagccgcaaccagggtatCTTTCCTCAACgacaagggaggcagagaagggagaccctggaaacgagtttGGGTAAACATTCACTTACATATCGTACATAACGCAACATAACGCAGTTAGGTGCTCATTCAGTGCAGCACAAAAAGAGCGAGGGCTCACGTTACTAACCGGAAGTAACAAGCGGAAGGTCAATAGTTTTATCAGCCATTTTGCTGCAATCAAGTAAAAGGTAAGAAGAACGTATTAATTGCACAGGAGAGGATGGAAATAAGTTGTCATGGTGCATTCCTCGACCAATTGAGAAATCAAGCCAAACGAAGCGTGAAGTTCATTTTCTGTGGCATTCTCCCGTGGAGAAAACATGTACGTAATGAATGATACTAATCTTTATTAAGGATGCTAACTTCAATTAAACTAGACAAGGCTTCTCTAAGACTAGAAACCATttaacaaaacgaaaaaaaggatTATCGCGTATCTCACAGTACGATCTCACAAAATGCTCAGTTCATGGTTGGCTTGATTTTGGAGAACACTACACCAGTAGTACAGaggtgaattttgtttttctgtacGAAAAGAAGGCATGAACTTCATATTGATGCAAGTCATTGGAAATTTCTAAGGGGAAGGGGTTCTTAAAagtcaaaattttgaaagccaAGTATGAAGCTTAACTGGAATTCCCTGGGGGAGAGGAGTGTAAAGCAAAAAACCTTCCACAGGGGTATTATGGATATGTTCTGGATCTGCATATTTTGCAGTTCTAGATGTTGCACCAATCATTTCAACCCCATGGTCCTCCCTCCCTGAAACATGCACTCATGGGCATTTGACTGTATACAGTGTTCAAACAGAATTGAATCTTTGCTTTGGAGGATTTGGGAAATTTCAAGCTGCAAGGTCACCGGTTCATAACAACTAAAAAGATTTGAAAGAAATCCATGAATAAAGTTGAAGTTGGTGAGAAGTCAAATTTTAGAAATTGTGGAACACTTAGAGTAACCTACAGTCCAGCACCAAAAGGTTGAAGGTCATAGACAAAAGTGCTGCTGGTCTACTTTCCTTGAGGACTCTAAAGATATGAGTTTGACCTCGGTAGCAGTTGTAGaagtttcaatttttcaatttttgagagCATTTTACATGGCTGTTATCGAACAACAGAATGTTAAATATGGACTCTAATGCCTGATCAAATGAATACTTAGGATTTAAAATTTGTCTTCAGACTTCATTTGAACTTTGGGATGGCCAATAAGAAAAGACTTCAGCTTATCCCTGAGTGAGGTACAGTTGTATAGAAAGGGGTGTACAATTTACAGTGTTATGTAAGTGGAAGGGGTACAATTCAGGCGAAATATGGTATGTGAAAGGGAAAGGGGTCTAATAAGCAGGCCTAgccttcaatttttttcaattcagttcaatcaactttatttaaaacacagtataaatggctcagcaagctggttttcagacatgccatgtaagaattacaagatataaatgctaaaaattacaagaattacaggatataaatgttaaaacgactaataaactaggtataacttagcacttaaaattgtttaatgtcaaggaaatttaaacaatagtaataattagtaaCAATTATAATTTACTATATAACAAGCCGTGTAAAAATGTGCCCTTGCGATGTAAAATGTGTCTGAGGATATCAcacgtttaaagcttgcaagatcccttatctcacatatttgatttgacagttgGTTCCAAGCCATTGCACCTCGACAAGAGAAAGAACGTTTAAGAAATTTCGTTTTAGGTAGCGGTAATTGGAAGTCATAGTTCAAACCCCTCATGTTATTGTGAACTTCAGAGGTTCTATGAAAATGCTCCTGAAGATACATTGGACGATTAttattgaatactttaaacaccataattaacaagtgccttcttctctctttcttctaagtTAGACCACTCTAGAGAGTTAAGCACTGCTGATGATCGAATAGAGTAATCAGTCCTAGTAAAAATccgtgctgctctattttgtaacttttttaaTTTGTCAGCACATGTTTTGGAGCAGTCACTCCATAAAACATCACAATCAAAGTAAGGTTGtacaagtgaatagtaaattgtCTTAAGAGTCTCTTGATTGTCAGTTATAGTTTTCTAGCTAAATACAACATTCGCAAGCCATTCGAGACTTTAGATGAAGTTTGTTTGATCTGATCATCCCAGgttagcatttcatcaatatgaaccCCCAATAACTAAGTAGAGGGTTTATGTTGAAGTGGCCTCTCATCCATCTTAAAATTCATGAACTTagcttttgtcaagttttgccaAGAACCAATAGTCATATATTACTAGTTTTGGAGGTATTGCAACCTAATTTGTTTGTCTTAAGCCAATCATGTACTCCAGCTAAATCACTATTTAAGAAGCACTCAATTGTGGATATATGTTCATGAGCCATAATTGTATACGTTTCCTTGGCGAACATACCAGGTGCTGTATGTTGTCGACAATTTGGGAAATCgtttacataaattataaacCAAAATGGCCCTTCCCATATGAACTTCAATGGCCACCCACTCTCCTGGGTATTTGAATCATTTGTCTGCAGAGCAATTAACCTTTGAGAATTATCTTTTTTGTTTACTGTCTTTATCCTCCATAGTCTTAGGGGAGCAGaggtgggtgggggggggggggggggaggagctCTTTCGTAAGACCTATGTGGATATGTTTCACCCGATGGAGTCATGACTTTGCTGCAAAAGCCCTTCAAAATGGGCCCCATAGTTTGAGATGTGGCAGAGACTGTTTAAAGCAGTGACAAGTGCTATTGAAACAGTGGTTAAAATTGGATAATATTTGCCCCACCCAATAGCTTAAATCCACTGGCTAGCACCGTATCCACGGTGTAAATTATCTTCTcttaaaagaaatggaaacaGGGTGGTTCATCCCCAACCTAACCTTATACCAGAACCTGATGTTCCCCCTTCCACTCCCCCACCCCATCCCCTTCCCCACCCCTCCAGCTTGATAGTTCAGAAAAGCACTGCCCCTATATTGAAGAGGTGattcatttaatttcagttCACTTCACAACAAAACTCAGCTGGCCTGGTACAAGTTAGTTTACATCCCTTGTATTAACTTTCTTTTAGAAGTCGTTCAGCGTTATATTCATTCCCCTCCCCCACACCCTCTTTATTCTTCTCCACCCACCCCTCCCCACCATTGAAGACATTTTTCAAGAGATTTCGAAAATCCTTCCTGAGGGGATTCAATGCATCAgtattttatttgaaaaaaatgtcttcgtatttgttaatttatgtTAGGGAGAAATGTCATCCGAGGCGTTAGAGTGTTCAATTTGCTGCGAACGTTTCGATGACCAAACGTGCTGCCCTCGTTTGCTGAGTTGTGGTCACAGTTTCTGCTCAAAGTGTCTGGAGAAGCTTCTCAGCGAAAAAGCCATTAACTGTCCCACATGTAGGAATGCAGTGTCGGTGCCTGCTGGAGTGGTAGGGCTGCCAAagaatttttctcttttggATATCCTATTGACTTTGCCACagaaagaagatgaagaagaaggtTCACCTACATGCGAAACTtgcgacgacgacgacgacgaacaCCCCGCTACCTCCTGTTGTTTGAATTGTAAAGAAAAGATGTGCAAGGATGCATCTCGCTGGCACGTTCGTCAGAGAGCATCTCGCGATCACCGCGTTGTCTCGCTGGAGGAGCTAAAAGCAAACCCAAGGCTGGCTGCTGTTCACGTTTTTTGCTTGGAGCATAATGAGCAGTTCCGATTTTTTGATGAAGATTGTGGCCATGTCGTCTGTAGAGACTGTGTCACTCTAAAGCATAATGGCCACAAATGTTTATCCCTAGCTGAA from Montipora capricornis isolate CH-2021 chromosome 2, ASM3666992v2, whole genome shotgun sequence includes the following:
- the LOC138038207 gene encoding E3 ubiquitin-protein ligase TRIM45-like, which codes for MCKDASRWHVRQRASRDHRVVSLEELKANPRLAAVAVFCSEHNEQFRFFDEDCGHVVCRDCVTLKHNGHKCLSLAEAASKYRQEMEALVTKASTQAEEIKGAETKVEGVSLELKQAYEKEAALIQGTFREFVAAVNAREHLVMSELDNLYKTKSFTLTEQRDRLHEFQACLESAVQRANTAIQSPGNTELLVARSDIVSTLGALERQPPDLAPQSNSILKFFFDLGQLLDLLSKVGFVSDNTGCPANTTATGSGLNFAVPGKEASFAIAAHDSLGRTCSVGGDLFVAELKQVVGEKKVEVNVKDNGDGSYLATYTAPADTNDNYTMSVLLRGSHIQGSPFAVKSEYVPLGRVSCYHCGNRVQASMMYYKNDRSERHYAATSNKRVEGFSALCYGCRGVSSSKPWWVFVCGPC